Genomic DNA from Chloroflexota bacterium:
AGATCCTTCGCTGCGCTCAGGATGACAATTGCAGCTTGCATGCTTTCACCAACATTGACGACCCACGACCCACGACCCACGACCCACGACCCACGACCCACGACCCACGACCCACGACCCACGACCCGAAATATGACACCCGTTGTCATGTTCGACGCCGTATGGTGATCGGGTGGCACCTGAGGATCGACGGGTACTTTCCCGGGGAGGACGTGGAGAGGTATGACAACGAACACCAGCGGTGCGGCGCAGCCGGTCCAGGGCCGGCCGTTGCTGCCGAAAGATTACGGCGTGCCGGAGTCGGACGAGGGCACCCTGCCGTGGCCGTGGGCGGTGGAGCGCATCGAGCAGGCGCGCAACTACTGGTTCTGCACGACGCGCCCGGACGGTCGCCCCCACGCGATGCCGGCCTGGGGCGCCTGGGTGGATGACGCGTTCTACTTTGACGGCAGCCCGGAGACGCGGCGCGGCAAGAACCTGGCCCAGAATCCGAGCATCGTGGTGCACCTGGAGAGCGGCGACGAGGTCGTGGTGCTGGAGGGCGAGGCGCACCTCGTCGGGAAGCCGGAGCGGGCGTTCGCGGAGAAGCTGGCGGCGGCGCTCGGCGCGAAGTACGGGCCAACCTACGTGCCCACGCCCGACACCTGGGACCAGGGTGGCCTGTACGTCGTGACGCTGAAGGTGGCGTTCGGGTGGGACTCGTTCCCGACGGCGTTGACACGCTGGCGGTTCTGAGCCGGCTGCGCACTAGAGGCGGTCTGCAACGGTAGCGCGAGGGCTTGTCCCCCGCCCGTTTCATGGTCAGACGGGCAGGGGGCAAGCCCCCGCTACGGGGTGAGCCGATCTGCATTCGTCTCGGCGCGCTGTCGCCAGCGCCAACCGACCGCCACGTACTGACCGCCGCATACTGACCGTCACGTACTGACCGTCACATGTAGCCGAACAGCGGCGGGAACGCGATCACCACCATGGCCGCCCACACCACGTAGACCGTCAGGTAGCTCGTCTGCCACTGTTCGAGCGCCCCGAACGTGCCCCGGCCGAGCAGGAACCGGATGTACAGCCCGGCTGACCACGTCAAATTGACCAGCAGGATCACGTTCTCGCCGAGGGCGGCCACGCGGTTGGGCGTGTAGCCAAACTCGGAGATGCGCTCGGCGATGGCCCAGAGCGCCACGGCGTCGGCCAGCAGCGCGCTGAGCACCAGCACCACCTGCACCACGTCGAAGATGCTCGGCGGCGCGGCCGGATCGCGCGCCGACATCGAGTACAACAGCAGGCCCAGCACCACCACCAGCAGCAGATCGAACGCGATCAGCACGTTGCGCTCGATGTCCACGCCGCGCCCCGTCCAGGCCAGGGCCAGCAGAAACGCGATCAGCATGGCCGCAAACAGCGGTGAGAAGAGGCGCGTGAGGACCGGCGCCATGTTCTCGATGACGCTCTGCTTCGCCTCCACCAGCCACGAGCCGACCACCAGCGCCCCGACCGCGCCGCACGGCAGCAGCCACGATTCGACGAACGACTCCAGATCGATCCCGATGGCGATGAACGTGATCCCCGTGAACATGGTCAGGACGCCGCCGCCGAGGGCGATCAGCACGTAGTAGATGAACAGCTCGCCAGAGAAGCGGATGAAGTCCATCCGCCCGCTGACCTGATTCCAGCGCCCGCCCGCGTAGGCGATCCCCACGGCCAGCCAGAGCGCGATGGGCAGGTGCAGCGCCGTCAGCGCCTCGGTGTGGCCGTTCCTGGTGAACGGGTAGGCGTTGGCGAAGACCACCGCCGCGAGAAAGCCGACGCCGCACCAGCGGACCGCCGCGGTGCTGAGCTGCCGTTTCCAGACGAAGTAGAGCGTCAGCAGCGGCAGCACGAACAGGCTCAGGTTGCGCGCGTAGAAGCCGCCCTGTTCGGCCACGTACAGCCCGAAGAGCGCAGGCGCCTTGATCAGCAGGGCCGCTGCCACCGCCAGTCCGAAGGCGACCATCGCATCCTTGCGCGCCGTGGCGTGGGACGCCTCGCTCTCGGATGGGACGACGACCAGCTGTTTCCAGAGCCGCTCCGAGTGCTCCCGTGCGAACTCCCGTGACAGGGCGTCGAGGCTGCCCATCCGCTTGACGGCCACCAGGAACGCCTCGTCCGTGGCCAGCCCGGACTCCTCCAGCACGGCGACCTGCTCGCGCAGGTGATCCTCAAGCTCGGCGATATCTGACGTGTGGATCGCCTGCCGTCGCCGGAGATAGGTGCGCCACTGATCGATCTGCTCTTCGAGCGATATCGTCTGACTGAGCGCACTCATCGGTCAGGCTCCCTGCGGACGTGGAAGGGCGGACGGCGAGCGCCCCGCCGAGGCGGGCGAGGACAAGACCTGCCAGATACCCCGCAGCGTGGCATCCACTGCCTGCCACTGACGACGCTCCTCGGCAAGCTGTGACCGCCCGCCATCCGTGATCCGGTAGTACTTGCGGCGGCGTCCGCTCTCCGCCGTCTGCCAGCGCGCCTCGATGAAGCCGAGCCGTTCGAGGCGATGCAGGACCGGGTAGAGCATGCCGTCCGTCCACTGGATGTGGCCGCCAGACAGCTCCTGCACGCGCTTGAGGATGGCGTAGCCGTAGCTGTCGCCGTCGGCCAGGATCGCGAGGACCATCGGGGTGGAGGATGCGGCGATCAGGTCTTTGTTGATCTCCATCGGGTCACCTGTGAGGCAGCGCGCCGGAGGGCGCACGCCGATCTCAGCTCCATGTCTTGCACCTCTATACATAGCAGTCCAATACATTGCAGCGCAAGATCTCGGCGGGGTTTCAAGCCCCGACGACGCTGCACGACGGGCTCACCATGCGATTGCCAGGGTCGCCGTCCGCAGCACGGTGCTGCTCCCGGCAGCCCGGCCTATAATCGGCCCCGGACCGACTACCGGGAGGCGCGCGCGTGACGAGGATGTTCATCGGGTCGCTGGAAGTCGCGGTGGTGTCCGATGGCGGGCTGGCGCTCGATCCGGCGCGGGTGTTCGGGCGGGTCTCCGAGGCCGACTGGCGGCCCGTCGCGCCCCTCGACGAGCATGGGCAGATCCCGGTGGGCGTGAACTGCCTGCTGATCCGCGCTGGCGAGCGCCGCATCCTGCTGGACACCGGCGGCGGGGCCGATCTCGCCGCCGAGCGCGGCCAGAACTGCGGCCAACTGCTCTCGGCGCTGGCCGCCCTCGGAACCGATCCTGCCGACATCGACACGGTCGTGATCAGCCACGCCCACTGGGACCACGCCGGCGGCGCCAGCATCCGCGACGGCGGCCGCCGCGTGCCGACCTTCCCGAACGCCAGCTACTGGCTCTGGCAGGGCGAGTGGGACTACTGGATGAACCCGGCGCTGCCCGAGCGACCGGCCTTCCTGGACGACGCCTTGCCACCGCTGGTCGAGCATGGCCGCCTGACCCTGACCGACGGCGAGGTGGAGGTTGCGCCGGGCGTCCGGATCGTCACCGCGCCCGGCCACACCCCCGGCCACCTGATCGTGACGCTGACGTCTGGCTCGGAGATGGGCGTCTACACCGGCGACATGTTCCACCACCCGGCCCAGATCGAGCACCCGGAGTGGTCGCCGTTGTTCGACGTGCTGCCAGAATTGTCTGCCGAGACCCGCCGGCGCGTCTTCGAGCAGGCCCGCCGCGAGGGGCAGATCCTGCTGACGGCCCATCTGCCAACGCCGGGGATTGTGCGGCTGCCGGCGGGCGGCGGCGTGGAGGCGCTCGGATGAGCCACCCGGCTCTGCGCGACCGCTCGACCCTTGGGGCCGTCTGCATCGACATGGGCAGCGTCGTGGTGGACGAGCACCCGACGTGGTCGTACTGGCAGAGGCTGGCGCTCAAGCACCTGCGCGAGGGCGGCCTGTCCGTCAGCCGCCAGCAACTGCGGGATGCTCTCCGCGCCGCCATGATGGCCCATGCGCCGCGCGTCAGCTCGCACGCGTTCAGCGCGCTCGGCGGCGACCCGGCCATCCCCCGGCAGATCTGGCGGACCTTCTCCAACCGCGACCGCGTGCTGCCCTACGCCGACGCGGCGTTGGCGCGGCTGGCGCAGCGGTATCCGCTGGTGATGGTGGCGAACCAGGGGCTGCACGCGCGCGCCCTGCTGGAGGGCGCGGGAGTGGATCGCCACTTCTCGCTGATGCTGCTCTCGGATGAGATCAAGATCAGTAAACCTGACGAACGCATCTTCCAGATGGCGCTCGATCACCTGAGCATGGCCCCCGAGCGCGTCGCGATGCTCGGCGACCGCTTCGACCTCGACATCGAGTCGTCGCGGAAGGTGGGGATGCTGGCGATCCGGATTCGGCGCGGGCCGTTCGCCTGCCAGCAGCCGGCGCGGCCCGAGCAGACGCCGCACCTGACGTTCAACAGCCTGGCGTCGGCGGCGCGGTGGCTGGCGCCGTAGGAGCGGTGCCCCTCACCCCCTACGGCGCCAGCCGGTGCGCCGCCTTCCGGTCCTGCTCGATGCGGAGCACCCAGTAGGCCAGCACCTCGGCCAGCGTCGCGCCAAGCTCGCGGATGAAGTCCAGGTGCGTGCCGCGCGGGCGCGTCCCGATGCGGTAGGTCGAGATGCCGATCACCACCGCCAGCGCCGAGTCCTCCTCCGGGGCCGTCTCCAGCAGGTCCGGGCGGGTGCCCCAGCAGCCCAGGCGCGGGTTCGGCTCGCCGCTCTCCAGCGGCTGCGGATCGTAGAAGTCCACCGTCAGCTCGGTCAGCTTGCTGCACAGGAACGACCAGAGCGTTGAGGCCCGCGCGTTGTCGCAGCCGAGATCGCTGAGGGTCAGCGGCTTGTCGTCCAGCAGCACCATCAGCTGCACAAGGTCGGTGTCTGGCTCGTCCGGCACTTCGGCGATGACCGGCGAGATCAGGATGTGGAAGATGCGCGCGCCGACCCGCAGCTTGCTGTCGACGGCCGGCCGCGACAGGTCAGGCAGGGGAAACGGCCACTCGGGATCGAGACGGTTATCTGGCATGCTGGATCTGGTCCACCGGGCCGCTCGGCCGCTTGACGACCGCCCCGCCCTTCACTACCCACTGAATGTTGCTGTTGTCGGCCATCAGCCGAATCTCCGCGAGCGGATCGCCCTTGACGACCAGGATGTCGGCCAGCTTGCCCTCGGTCAGGGTGCCAAGTCGGTCGGCCAGCCCGCAGGCGTCGGCCGCCACGCGGGTGGCCGCTTCGAGCGCCTGGCCGGCGCTGAAGCCGCACTCCGTCATGTAGCGCAGCTCGATGGCGTTCTCGCCGGGCTTGTTGAAGGGCGTCCCACAGTCCGTGCCGAACGCCACCTTGACGCCGTTCTCATGGGCCATCCGCACGCTCTTACGGTGCCAGACGCCGATCTGCTCGCCCTTGGCGACGACGTGCGGGGCGATGCCGCCGGCCGTGCCATGATCGACGATGTGCTGACCGGCGATGATCGTCGGCACGAGAAACGTGCCGGCCTTCGCCATCATCGAGACGGCTTCCTCGTCCAGCATCGTGCCGTGCTCGATGGTGTCGATGCCGGCCTTGACGGCCTCTTTGACGCCCATGCCGCCGTGGCAGTGGCCCGCCACCTTGACGCCAAGCTGATGCGCCTGCGAGATGGCAGCGTGCAGCTCCTCGGGCGTCCACTGGAGCGCGCCGACCTCCGAGCCGTCGGTCATCACGCCGCCGGTAACCAGCAGCTTGATCAGGTTGACGCGCATCTTGACCCAGGTGCGGACGGTCCGCCGGGCCTCATCCGGCCCGTTGACGATACCCTCACGGTTGACGCTGACGTCCGGCCGGTAGTAGCTGTCGCCGTGGCCGCCGGGGACCGTCAGCGACATGCCGGCCGCCAGCA
This window encodes:
- a CDS encoding pyridoxamine 5'-phosphate oxidase family protein; amino-acid sequence: MTTNTSGAAQPVQGRPLLPKDYGVPESDEGTLPWPWAVERIEQARNYWFCTTRPDGRPHAMPAWGAWVDDAFYFDGSPETRRGKNLAQNPSIVVHLESGDEVVVLEGEAHLVGKPERAFAEKLAAALGAKYGPTYVPTPDTWDQGGLYVVTLKVAFGWDSFPTALTRWRF
- a CDS encoding helix-turn-helix transcriptional regulator gives rise to the protein MEINKDLIAASSTPMVLAILADGDSYGYAILKRVQELSGGHIQWTDGMLYPVLHRLERLGFIEARWQTAESGRRRKYYRITDGGRSQLAEERRQWQAVDATLRGIWQVLSSPASAGRSPSALPRPQGA
- a CDS encoding MBL fold metallo-hydrolase yields the protein MTRMFIGSLEVAVVSDGGLALDPARVFGRVSEADWRPVAPLDEHGQIPVGVNCLLIRAGERRILLDTGGGADLAAERGQNCGQLLSALAALGTDPADIDTVVISHAHWDHAGGASIRDGGRRVPTFPNASYWLWQGEWDYWMNPALPERPAFLDDALPPLVEHGRLTLTDGEVEVAPGVRIVTAPGHTPGHLIVTLTSGSEMGVYTGDMFHHPAQIEHPEWSPLFDVLPELSAETRRRVFEQARREGQILLTAHLPTPGIVRLPAGGGVEALG
- a CDS encoding HAD family hydrolase codes for the protein MSHPALRDRSTLGAVCIDMGSVVVDEHPTWSYWQRLALKHLREGGLSVSRQQLRDALRAAMMAHAPRVSSHAFSALGGDPAIPRQIWRTFSNRDRVLPYADAALARLAQRYPLVMVANQGLHARALLEGAGVDRHFSLMLLSDEIKISKPDERIFQMALDHLSMAPERVAMLGDRFDLDIESSRKVGMLAIRIRRGPFACQQPARPEQTPHLTFNSLASAARWLAP
- a CDS encoding amidohydrolase family protein; translated protein: MSDVVIVGGRVWDGTGADPRPGTVVVRDGCIAAVQGPEATLPADATRIDAAGGFVMPGMIDSHVHLPSSGAANYELQRLKDLLPLVSLQGAANARTMLMAGFTTVRDLSSPGFSNVAIRQAFDAGLLVGPRVLAAGMSLTVPGGHGDSYYRPDVSVNREGIVNGPDEARRTVRTWVKMRVNLIKLLVTGGVMTDGSEVGALQWTPEELHAAISQAHQLGVKVAGHCHGGMGVKEAVKAGIDTIEHGTMLDEEAVSMMAKAGTFLVPTIIAGQHIVDHGTAGGIAPHVVAKGEQIGVWHRKSVRMAHENGVKVAFGTDCGTPFNKPGENAIELRYMTECGFSAGQALEAATRVAADACGLADRLGTLTEGKLADILVVKGDPLAEIRLMADNSNIQWVVKGGAVVKRPSGPVDQIQHAR